The proteins below are encoded in one region of Bos indicus x Bos taurus breed Angus x Brahman F1 hybrid chromosome 2, Bos_hybrid_MaternalHap_v2.0, whole genome shotgun sequence:
- the LOC113876258 gene encoding endogenous retrovirus group K member 7 Gag polyprotein-like: MGQGNSRQLFVHMLKTMLKGRGIHVNKLQLEKFLLFIEEVCPWFPEEGTVSLETWKKVGKQLQTYYSLHGPNRVPMDAFSLWTLIRDCLDPEHEGHKIQTALRDSIGPEVAEPSAPPPEPLYAVPKGTACKAGGSDDVLSSDEQKELNEQAAQYHREGYALGDDG; the protein is encoded by the coding sequence ATGGGACAAGGCAATAGCCGCCAGTTATTTGtacatatgttgaaaactatgttaaaaggtaggggaattcatgtaaataagttacagctagaaaagtttttactttttatagaagAGGTTTGTCCCTGGTTTCCAgaagaaggaacagttagtctggaaacttggaaaaaagtaggaaaacaattgCAGACGTATTATTCCTTACATGGTCCCAATCGTGTTCCTAtggatgctttttctttgtggACTCTCATAAGAGACTGTCTGGATCCTGAACATGAGGGACATAAAATTCAAACGGCTCTCAGAGATTCCATAGGACCCGAAGTTGCAGAGCCTTCTGCCCCTCCGCCTGAGCCGCTTTATGCTGTGCCTAAGGGAACAGCTTGTAAGGCTGGAGGGAGTGATGATGTGTTAAGCTCTGATGAACAGAAAGAGTTAAATGAACAAGCAGCTCAGTACCATAGAGAGGGATATGCCTTGGGAGATGATGGTTAA